In a genomic window of Natranaerovirga pectinivora:
- a CDS encoding type IV toxin-antitoxin system AbiEi family antitoxin domain-containing protein, giving the protein MYYLKKLEELIELGHGTILSSDLDKYEIPRIYLSMMVADGKLERVDRGVYVSNDAIHDEMYAIQSKYPKFIYSHETALFLHGLSDRTPFEYSATVPSGYKVVDNVSERVKVYYIKKDLYDLGIIDVNTPFSNPIKVYNIERTICDIVRSRSRVDIQILNEALKRFVKLKRVDYSLLMDYAKSLKIETVLKNYLEVLL; this is encoded by the coding sequence ATGTATTACCTAAAAAAATTAGAAGAGCTAATTGAACTAGGTCACGGTACTATTTTAAGTTCTGATCTTGATAAATATGAAATTCCAAGAATATATCTCTCAATGATGGTGGCTGACGGTAAACTAGAAAGAGTAGATAGAGGGGTTTATGTATCCAACGATGCTATTCACGATGAAATGTATGCAATCCAAAGTAAGTATCCTAAATTTATATATTCACATGAGACGGCACTTTTTTTACATGGACTATCAGATAGGACACCATTTGAATATTCTGCAACTGTACCTAGTGGATATAAAGTAGTGGATAATGTTTCTGAGCGAGTTAAAGTTTATTACATCAAGAAAGACTTATATGATTTAGGAATAATTGATGTAAATACCCCATTTAGTAATCCTATAAAAGTATATAATATTGAAAGAACAATATGCGATATAGTGCGGAGCAGAAGCCGAGTAGATATTCAAATTTTGAATGAAGCATTGAAGAGATTTGTAAAATTGAAGCGGGTAGATTATTCTCTGCTTATGGACTATGCTAAAAGTCTTAAAATAGAAACAGTTCTAAAGAATTACTTGGAGGTGCTACTATGA
- a CDS encoding nucleotidyl transferase AbiEii/AbiGii toxin family protein has translation MFERFLERLSISDYNDKFILKGGMLIAALVGIDNRATMDMDATIKNYPINSDALTKAINEICCLEVNDNVVFSFIGIDSIRDEDVYGGYRVSIKADYDTIITPIQIDITTGDAITPKEVFYLFKMIFEEGTIGVWAYNIETVLAEKVETIVRRGELNTRPRDFYDVYILTKTQKFDNSVFVEALRKTAKHRETFHIFNDIEKRIEELQKSDSLKSR, from the coding sequence ATGTTTGAACGGTTTCTTGAGAGATTATCAATATCAGATTATAATGACAAGTTTATTCTGAAAGGAGGGATGTTAATTGCTGCACTAGTTGGCATTGATAATCGAGCAACAATGGATATGGATGCAACGATTAAAAATTACCCAATTAATAGCGATGCGTTGACTAAGGCTATTAATGAAATATGTTGTTTAGAAGTCAACGATAATGTAGTGTTTTCATTTATAGGAATTGATTCCATAAGGGATGAGGATGTATATGGTGGATATAGGGTAAGTATAAAAGCAGATTATGACACGATTATTACACCAATTCAGATTGATATTACTACAGGTGATGCCATAACACCCAAAGAAGTATTCTATTTGTTCAAGATGATTTTTGAAGAAGGTACCATTGGCGTGTGGGCGTACAATATTGAAACGGTGCTGGCTGAAAAAGTTGAAACAATAGTAAGAAGAGGAGAGTTAAATACTAGACCAAGGGATTTTTATGATGTCTACATTTTGACCAAAACTCAGAAATTTGATAATTCGGTTTTTGTGGAAGCTTTAAGAAAGACTGCAAAACATCGAGAAACTTTTCACATTTTTAATGATATTGAAAAAAGAATTGAAGAACTTCAAAAAAGTGACTCATTGAAATCAAGATAG
- a CDS encoding SPOR domain-containing protein, with amino-acid sequence MEEPPSTVEGKQTFYRVMAGSFLVKENANKQVENLRKAGFDATILEFHK; translated from the coding sequence ATAGAAGAACCACCATCTACTGTAGAAGGCAAACAAACTTTTTATAGAGTAATGGCAGGTTCTTTTTTAGTGAAAGAAAATGCAAATAAGCAAGTAGAGAACCTTAGAAAAGCGGGGTTTGATGCCACTATTCTAGAGTTTCATAAGTAG
- a CDS encoding recombinase family protein, which translates to MRVRIIEPTKKVENKKLKVCAYARVSTDNTKQGESLENQITYYKRLITSNPEYDFVGIFADKGITGTTENRPEFKRMLDLCREKKIDVIITKSISRFARNTLDTLNYVRTLKELGIGVLFEKENINTLDSKGEVLLTILSSLAQDESRSISENSTWGIRRKFEQGKVIVNHKKFLGYDKDEDGNLVINEKQAKIVKRIYKDFLNGKGANRIAKELEEERIQNWNGTTKWYVSSIRKMLTNEKYKGDAILQKTYTVDFLTKKRVENKGEVPMYYVEESHPAIIDKEMWETV; encoded by the coding sequence ATGCGTGTAAGAATTATTGAACCAACTAAAAAGGTAGAAAATAAAAAACTAAAAGTCTGTGCTTATGCAAGGGTATCAACAGATAACACTAAGCAAGGTGAGTCATTAGAAAATCAAATCACTTACTATAAAAGACTTATCACTTCAAACCCAGAGTATGACTTTGTCGGTATTTTTGCAGATAAGGGCATAACAGGAACAACAGAGAACAGACCAGAATTTAAAAGAATGTTAGACCTTTGTAGAGAGAAAAAAATAGATGTAATCATTACAAAGTCTATTTCAAGATTTGCTAGAAACACTCTAGATACTTTAAATTATGTAAGAACACTTAAGGAGCTGGGTATTGGGGTATTATTCGAAAAGGAAAATATCAATACATTAGATTCAAAAGGTGAGGTACTATTAACTATTTTAAGTTCACTGGCCCAAGATGAGTCAAGAAGTATTAGTGAAAACTCCACTTGGGGCATAAGGAGAAAGTTTGAACAAGGTAAAGTTATTGTAAACCATAAAAAATTCTTAGGGTATGATAAAGATGAAGATGGAAACCTTGTTATTAATGAAAAACAAGCTAAAATAGTTAAACGAATTTATAAAGATTTCCTAAATGGAAAAGGTGCCAATAGAATAGCCAAAGAATTGGAAGAGGAAAGAATACAAAACTGGAATGGAACAACTAAATGGTATGTAAGTAGTATTAGAAAAATGCTAACAAATGAAAAGTACAAAGGAGATGCTATACTTCAAAAGACCTATACAGTGGATTTCCTTACGAAGAAACGGGTAGAAAACAAAGGTGAAGTACCAATGTACTATGTAGAAGAAAGCCATCCAGCTATTATAGATAAAGAAATGTGGGAAACAGTATAG
- a CDS encoding zinc ribbon domain-containing protein gives MERRKNYVERYGLTKIDYSCKENPFAGKVICGCCGSIFGRKVWNSTDERLRRYIWRCNRKYEIKGKKACDNKHIDDKVLYEAFINTFNMVLENKDYFKKKWEEHLDSDDLLKKYKAKQFIEIIEKAEPLVRFDADLLNILIEKMVVFDGGMIILSLMDGAVIECKI, from the coding sequence ATGGAGAGAAGAAAAAACTATGTAGAAAGGTATGGACTAACCAAGATAGATTATTCGTGTAAGGAGAACCCTTTTGCTGGAAAAGTTATTTGTGGATGCTGCGGTAGTATTTTTGGAAGGAAAGTTTGGAACTCAACAGATGAAAGACTAAGGCGATATATTTGGAGATGTAATAGGAAGTATGAAATAAAAGGTAAAAAGGCTTGTGATAATAAGCACATAGATGATAAGGTTTTGTATGAAGCATTTATAAATACATTTAATATGGTGTTAGAGAATAAAGATTATTTTAAAAAGAAGTGGGAAGAGCATTTGGATAGTGATGATTTGCTAAAGAAGTATAAGGCAAAACAGTTTATAGAGATAATAGAAAAAGCAGAGCCACTAGTAAGGTTTGATGCAGATTTATTAAATATACTTATTGAGAAGATGGTTGTATTTGATGGAGGAATGATCATCTTATCCTTAATGGATGGGGCGGTTATAGAATGTAAAATTTAA
- a CDS encoding amidase domain-containing protein, protein MKKITSLLLVIMLLITFEGDVFANEQHETQNIKNLIVNFFVDYENAFANNDQEFKLMNKYFTDNNETDMEVNKRIINTVLNRRILLATKHKLQEINKTQDFTFNTIEIRDDVAYVNVTIDKKFNYNVTPDIETLIRDTYDIVLEKNKNFKIRSIDGFICLLIESELEFLDLDINNVDNLNEYNTILEQEVNKMSVEDKEDTPYSRLEPLNVSNFVSVSSTYNREGAVAYARTHARNPNPKYFNFETIGGDCTNFVSQCLYEGGGISQHVGASHTDHNWFYISSGNRSSSWTSAHLLYNYLSSSNSRINAIQIPKLSLQIGDIIQFLPTHREWGHSVIVTGRAYHNEVGMDYLITQRSVSLERARVDMFLSQHDYVIGNLPTVYWGIYGNK, encoded by the coding sequence ATGAAAAAAATTACAAGTTTATTATTAGTTATAATGTTATTAATAACATTTGAGGGAGATGTTTTTGCAAATGAACAACATGAAACACAAAATATTAAAAACTTAATTGTTAATTTTTTTGTAGATTACGAGAATGCTTTTGCAAATAATGACCAGGAATTTAAACTTATGAATAAATATTTTACAGATAATAATGAGACTGATATGGAAGTAAATAAAAGAATTATAAATACAGTTTTAAATAGAAGAATTTTACTAGCTACAAAGCATAAATTACAAGAGATAAATAAAACCCAAGATTTTACATTCAATACTATTGAAATTCGAGATGATGTAGCGTATGTTAATGTAACAATAGATAAGAAATTTAATTACAATGTAACTCCAGATATTGAAACACTTATCAGAGATACTTATGATATAGTACTAGAAAAAAATAAAAACTTTAAAATAAGATCAATTGATGGATTTATTTGCCTTTTGATCGAAAGTGAGTTAGAGTTTCTTGACTTAGATATTAATAATGTTGATAATTTGAATGAATATAATACTATATTGGAGCAAGAAGTGAATAAAATGAGTGTAGAAGATAAAGAGGATACACCATATTCAAGACTTGAGCCATTAAATGTGTCAAATTTTGTATCAGTATCTTCAACATATAACAGAGAAGGGGCTGTAGCTTATGCTAGAACACATGCTAGAAATCCTAATCCAAAGTATTTTAACTTTGAAACGATAGGTGGAGATTGTACAAATTTTGTATCACAATGCTTGTATGAGGGTGGAGGAATTAGTCAACACGTAGGAGCAAGTCATACTGATCATAATTGGTTTTATATAAGCTCAGGTAATAGATCATCTTCTTGGACTAGTGCTCATCTATTATATAACTATCTTTCAAGCAGCAATTCAAGAATAAATGCTATACAAATCCCGAAATTGAGTCTCCAAATAGGAGATATTATACAATTTCTTCCTACCCACAGAGAATGGGGGCATAGCGTAATTGTAACAGGAAGAGCGTACCACAATGAAGTTGGTATGGATTATTTGATAACTCAGCGTAGTGTAAGTCTTGAACGTGCAAGAGTAGACATGTTTTTATCACAACATGATTATGTAATTGGAAATCTACCAACGGTTTACTGGGGAATATATGGAAATAAATAA